The Agrobacterium vitis region TGTCCATCGACGGTCCGGCGCTGACGATCCGTAAATTCAAGAAGGACAAGCTCAACCTCGACCAGTTGGTCAAGTTTGGCGCAATCACCCCGGAAGGCGCGCAAGTCCTGCAAATCATCGGGCGGGTGCGCTGTAATGTGGTGATTTCCGGCGGCACCGGCTCAGGTAAAACCACCCTGCTCAATTGCCTGACCCGCTATATCGACGCCGACGAACGGGTGATCACCTGCGAAGATACGGCAGAATTGCAATTGCAGCAGCCGCACGTCGTCCGGCTGGAAACCCGCCCGCCGAATATCGAGGGTGAAGGCGAAATCACCATGCGCGATCTCGTCAAGAACTGCCTGCGCATGCGACCAGAACGGATCATCGTCGGTGAGGTGCGCGGATCGGAAGTCTTCGACCTGTTGCAGGCGATGAATACCGGCCATGACGGCTCGATGGGCACCATCCACGCCAATACCCCACGCGAATGCCTGAGCCGCATGGAATCGATGATTGCCATGGGCGGCTATTCCCTACCAGCAAAGACCGTGCGCGAGATTATTTCCGGCTCGGTCGACATCATCATCCAGGCCGCCCGTCTGCGTGACGGGACACGCCGCATCACCCAGATTACCGAGGTGGTTGGCATGGAAGGCGATGTCATCATCACCCAGGACCTGATGCGCTTTGAAATGGAAGGCGAGGACCTGACCGGCAAGATCATTGGCCGTCATGTGTCCACCGGCATTGGCAAGCCGCATTTCTGGGAACGCGCCCGCTATTACAACGAGGAGCGGCGCCTGGCGGCGGCGCTCGACGCCATGGAACAGAAAACCGGTGTAGTTTAAGCCCATGAACATCAATGTGCTCGCCATCGTGTTTCTTGCAGCCCTCGCGGCGGGATCGCTGGCCTATGTATTGTTGTTTTCACGGGTGCAGGCCGACAAGAAAACCGCCACCCGCCTCGCCCGGGTGAAAAATGCGGAAGCCGATACCGCCAAGAAACAGGTGGCGCGCGACCGGGTTCAGGAGCTTTCCAAGCGGCGCAAGTCCGTGCAGGACACGCTGAAGGAAATCGAACGCAAGCAGAATGAGAAAAACAAGAAAATCTCCAACCAATCGCTGAAACAGCGGCTCGGCCAGACCGGTCTCGATGTCAGCCTGACCCAGTTCAGCATTGCCAGCACCACGCTTGGCCTGGTGTTTTTCTGCCTGTGCTTTGTCCTCGGCATGTCCCTGTTTGTGTCCCTGGGTATCGCCTTTACGGCTGGTGCCGGCCTGCCGCGCTGGATCGTCAATTTCCTGATCCGCCGGCGTCAGGAAAAATTCCTGACCGAATTTCCCAATGCCTTGGACGTGATGGTGCGGTCGATCAAATCCGGTCTGCCGCTCAATGATTCCCTGAGGATGATCGCCGTCGATGCGCAGGAACCGGTCAAAACCGAGTTTCGCCGTGTGGTCGATGCCCAGCAACTGGGTATAACCGTGCCGGAAGCCTGCGCGCGCATGTTCAATTCCATGCCTCTGCAAGAGGTCAGCTTCTTTGCCATCGTCATCGCCATCCAGTCCCAGGCGGGCGGCAATCTCTCCGAGGCACTGGCCAATCTGTCAAAAGTGCTGCGCGAGCGGCGCAAGATGAAAGCCAAGGTCAGCGCCCTCTCCATGGAGGCCAAGGCATCGGCGGTGATCATCGGCGCGCTGCCCTTCATCGTCGCCTTTCTCGTCTACATTTCCTCCCCCGCCTATATCATGGTGCTGTTTACCGACCCGCGCGGCCATATGATTCTGGGAGTGTCGGCGGTGTGGATGTCCATCGGCATTCTTGTGATGCGCAACATGATCAATTTCGACATTTGAGGACATGCGATGTCTGCCGATCTTGCCGCCACACTGACCAACCCGACCCTGCTGATCGCCGTATTGGTGGCCATTGCGGTTTTTGCCACCCTTTACACCCTGATTTCACCGTTGCTGGAACGGAGCGACCTCAACAAGCGGATGAAGGCCGTTTCCTCCGAGCGCGAACTGATCCGCGCCCGTGAGCGGGCCAGGATGAACAGCGAGGGCGGACGCGGCAGCCTGCGCAATACCGATAACAGTTCGGCCCGCAAGATCGTCGAGCGTTTCAACCTGCGTAAGGCGCTGGTGGACGACAAGACCATGGACCGGCTGAAAACCGCTGGCTTGCGCTCCCAAAATGCCCTGAACATGTTTCTGACGGCCCGGTTCCTGCTGCCCTTCCTGTTCCTGGCGCTGGCAACCACCTGGATCTTCGGATTGCACAACATGCAGTCCCGGCCGTTTGCCGTGCGTTTCCTGGCGGCGGTTGTGGCGGGTTATGTCGGCTTTTACCTGCCCAATATCTATATTTCCAACCGGATTACCAAACGGCAGCATTCGATTCGCCGGGCCTGGCCCGATGCGCTGGATCTGATGCTGATCTGCGTCGAATCCGGCATGTCGATGGAAGCGGCGATGCGGCGCGTCGCCGATGAAATGGCGTCTCAATCTCCGGCTCTGGCCGAGGAAATGGTGCTGACCACGGCGGAACTGTCCTTCCTTCAGGACCGCCGCACGGCCTATGAAAATCTTGGAAACCGCACCCAGCTGGAAATCGTCAAATCCGTCTGCCAAGCACTGATCCAGGCGGAACGCTATGGAACGCCGATCGGCCAGGCCCTGCGCGTTCTGGCGCAGGAGGGCCGCGACGAGCGGATGAACGCCGCTGAGAAGAAAGCCGCC contains the following coding sequences:
- a CDS encoding CpaF family protein, translating into MFGKRGNEGSVKSGSGMAPPVSALSSPGMPASVSASGRIEPGRAEPPRPAAPADPAQRRRQNRTEDYYDTKSQVFSALIDTIDLSQLAKLDAESAREEIRDIVNDIISIKNFAMSISEQEELLDDICNDVLGYGPLEPLLARDDISDIMVNGAGQTFIEVGGKTIESDIRFRDNSQLLSICQRIVSQVGRRVDESSPICDARLPDGSRVNVIAPPLSIDGPALTIRKFKKDKLNLDQLVKFGAITPEGAQVLQIIGRVRCNVVISGGTGSGKTTLLNCLTRYIDADERVITCEDTAELQLQQPHVVRLETRPPNIEGEGEITMRDLVKNCLRMRPERIIVGEVRGSEVFDLLQAMNTGHDGSMGTIHANTPRECLSRMESMIAMGGYSLPAKTVREIISGSVDIIIQAARLRDGTRRITQITEVVGMEGDVIITQDLMRFEMEGEDLTGKIIGRHVSTGIGKPHFWERARYYNEERRLAAALDAMEQKTGVV
- a CDS encoding type II secretion system F family protein; this encodes MNINVLAIVFLAALAAGSLAYVLLFSRVQADKKTATRLARVKNAEADTAKKQVARDRVQELSKRRKSVQDTLKEIERKQNEKNKKISNQSLKQRLGQTGLDVSLTQFSIASTTLGLVFFCLCFVLGMSLFVSLGIAFTAGAGLPRWIVNFLIRRRQEKFLTEFPNALDVMVRSIKSGLPLNDSLRMIAVDAQEPVKTEFRRVVDAQQLGITVPEACARMFNSMPLQEVSFFAIVIAIQSQAGGNLSEALANLSKVLRERRKMKAKVSALSMEAKASAVIIGALPFIVAFLVYISSPAYIMVLFTDPRGHMILGVSAVWMSIGILVMRNMINFDI
- a CDS encoding type II secretion system F family protein, whose amino-acid sequence is MSADLAATLTNPTLLIAVLVAIAVFATLYTLISPLLERSDLNKRMKAVSSERELIRARERARMNSEGGRGSLRNTDNSSARKIVERFNLRKALVDDKTMDRLKTAGLRSQNALNMFLTARFLLPFLFLALATTWIFGLHNMQSRPFAVRFLAAVVAGYVGFYLPNIYISNRITKRQHSIRRAWPDALDLMLICVESGMSMEAAMRRVADEMASQSPALAEEMVLTTAELSFLQDRRTAYENLGNRTQLEIVKSVCQALIQAERYGTPIGQALRVLAQEGRDERMNAAEKKAAALPPKLTVPMILFFLPVLVAVILGPAGIRVSDRF